The Thermoflavifilum sp. genome contains a region encoding:
- a CDS encoding alpha-galactosidase — MFRLLLFIIAGSVIHTCCVHAQEVTVTYHQQGSTTQFLLANDVINQRIVLQDGMLTGDVLSPVASDGHAGGIQTDAGFQLQLMWTGWSAPGKYFNGDLHVTLTAKDFRFDHADTSSIADSGKALALYFTAVEPDNPLLLRITYSLLPGRHTVCRQIAVCDTTGQDHWLEAVLSREGVVEPREDTVTPVAGVRIESSMHVHATAWQSAAQQPQIRLIKKGEFGQPCAADFPAGGVFFGIEYPAGVNQFQLINDRQLHLECKEWIGQTIGRQWVNTHPVVEGLAPDHRVHLAFDAYLRNMQVAPDTPYLLYNSWYDLRSPAFSDISPDHVMNEKNILRIIHQFKQNMVMPYGIHLDAFVLDDGWDTYASDWQLRTSTFPHGLTPIIEALKPLHTRLGIWIGPTGGYSFRMERINWLRAHGYETVGHGNHIMMDIAGPKYFGLLKKRLTDFARMGMGYFKWDGMQFSSSEPDNHHPVGYFSEITALHHIIQLADTVRKINPGMYINMTSGTWMSPWWLKYANQIWMQGADYGYATLPAYADRDAAMTYKDMVLYDDFRRHDVWFPMSHVMTHGIIKARLASVGADDDPLDVFANDVVLYFGRGVTMYEWYISPDMLQPDEWRILSQGLQWAKAHAPLLRHTYMVGGDPARGEAYGYVHLQGDSGILVIRNPQIHAQQIEITLDPALGLDPHAANLVVERMYPDRWIAPQLYSAGGTITFSLKGYETAVYHIFPLHSAHRPLLANAVFRTRLLDSQHIAYQIVDTTGPLCWLNPAMVGQVDMGGQTYTSLDVLPVHLPSRMQPQSTYTSTTSQRLQWQIDLPDSILQSRYVCVLYADSSVHLPDIQMQIDDYPVKPIMQSGFSGDTRWWVASAVIHHPGRHFITLQVDAPEGAKHTSLQTESWLFTQIHQPGIALQVHTTHPVEQPVMPPAAYPDAMQLQQALGDHELDW; from the coding sequence ATGTTTCGTTTGCTCTTGTTCATCATTGCTGGATCCGTAATCCATACATGTTGCGTTCATGCACAGGAGGTAACTGTAACCTATCACCAGCAGGGATCCACCACGCAATTTTTGCTGGCCAATGATGTCATCAATCAACGCATCGTTTTACAGGATGGCATGCTCACCGGCGATGTATTAAGTCCGGTTGCTTCCGACGGACATGCAGGCGGCATACAGACCGATGCGGGTTTTCAGCTGCAGCTCATGTGGACGGGCTGGAGCGCACCGGGTAAATATTTCAACGGGGATTTGCATGTAACGCTTACGGCAAAGGATTTTCGTTTTGATCATGCCGACACATCATCTATAGCTGATAGCGGTAAAGCCTTGGCATTGTACTTTACAGCGGTTGAACCCGATAATCCGCTGTTGTTGCGTATCACCTACAGCTTGTTGCCCGGTAGGCATACGGTGTGTCGACAGATAGCGGTATGCGATACCACCGGACAGGATCACTGGCTGGAGGCCGTGTTGTCGCGTGAAGGTGTCGTCGAGCCCCGGGAAGATACAGTTACCCCTGTTGCGGGCGTGCGCATTGAAAGCAGTATGCATGTCCATGCCACCGCCTGGCAATCCGCTGCCCAACAACCCCAGATCAGGTTGATTAAAAAAGGAGAATTTGGTCAACCCTGTGCTGCCGACTTTCCAGCGGGAGGCGTGTTTTTCGGCATCGAGTATCCTGCAGGTGTTAATCAATTCCAGCTCATCAACGACCGGCAACTGCATCTGGAGTGTAAAGAATGGATAGGGCAGACGATCGGACGGCAATGGGTAAACACGCATCCCGTGGTAGAAGGCCTTGCCCCCGACCATCGCGTGCATCTCGCCTTCGATGCTTATCTGCGCAATATGCAGGTGGCGCCCGACACTCCCTATCTGCTGTATAACAGCTGGTATGATCTGCGCTCGCCGGCATTCAGCGACATCTCGCCCGATCATGTGATGAATGAAAAAAATATCCTGCGTATCATCCATCAGTTTAAGCAAAACATGGTGATGCCCTACGGCATTCATCTCGATGCATTTGTACTCGACGATGGATGGGATACTTATGCCAGCGATTGGCAATTGCGTACCTCCACTTTCCCGCACGGATTAACGCCCATCATCGAAGCATTAAAACCTTTGCATACGCGCCTGGGCATCTGGATAGGGCCTACGGGCGGCTATTCCTTTCGCATGGAGCGTATCAACTGGCTGCGGGCACATGGATATGAAACGGTGGGGCATGGGAATCATATCATGATGGATATCGCCGGACCCAAATATTTTGGATTACTCAAAAAACGACTCACCGATTTTGCTCGTATGGGTATGGGTTATTTCAAGTGGGATGGAATGCAGTTCTCGTCGAGTGAACCCGATAATCATCATCCCGTTGGATATTTTTCTGAAATCACCGCTTTACATCATATCATTCAACTCGCCGATACCGTACGCAAGATCAATCCCGGGATGTATATCAACATGACTTCGGGCACCTGGATGAGTCCCTGGTGGTTGAAATATGCCAATCAAATCTGGATGCAGGGCGCCGATTATGGATATGCCACCCTGCCGGCGTATGCCGATCGGGATGCCGCTATGACGTATAAAGACATGGTGTTGTATGACGATTTTCGCCGGCATGATGTATGGTTCCCGATGAGCCATGTGATGACGCATGGCATCATCAAAGCACGGCTGGCCAGTGTGGGTGCCGACGACGATCCGCTGGATGTATTTGCCAACGACGTCGTGCTTTATTTCGGCAGAGGGGTTACCATGTATGAATGGTATATTTCACCCGATATGTTACAACCTGATGAATGGCGTATCTTAAGCCAGGGCTTGCAATGGGCAAAAGCTCATGCTCCGCTTCTGCGGCATACCTATATGGTGGGCGGCGATCCGGCACGTGGCGAAGCCTATGGATATGTGCATTTGCAGGGCGATAGCGGCATCCTGGTGATCCGAAATCCGCAAATACATGCCCAACAGATCGAGATCACACTCGACCCCGCACTTGGACTGGATCCGCATGCGGCCAACCTGGTCGTCGAACGTATGTATCCCGATCGCTGGATAGCACCGCAGCTCTACAGTGCAGGAGGTACTATCACGTTCTCTTTAAAAGGATATGAAACCGCCGTATATCACATCTTTCCCCTGCACAGTGCTCATCGTCCCCTGCTGGCCAATGCCGTGTTTCGTACGCGGCTACTGGATAGCCAGCACATCGCCTATCAGATTGTGGATACCACCGGGCCGTTATGCTGGCTGAATCCCGCTATGGTGGGACAGGTAGATATGGGTGGTCAAACATATACGTCGCTTGATGTTCTTCCCGTTCATCTACCCAGTCGGATGCAACCGCAATCAACATATACATCCACGACATCGCAAAGGCTTCAATGGCAGATCGACCTTCCCGACAGCATCTTACAGTCCCGATATGTTTGTGTACTTTATGCCGATTCGTCTGTCCATTTACCCGATATTCAAATGCAAATCGATGATTATCCGGTGAAGCCCATCATGCAGTCGGGTTTTTCGGGCGACACGCGTTGGTGGGTAGCCTCCGCAGTCATCCACCATCCCGGCCGGCATTTCATCACCCTGCAGGTGGATGCACCTGAAGGCGCGAAACATACAAGCTTACAAACCGAAAGCTGGCTGTTCACGCAGATCCATCAGCCTGGCATCGCCCTGCAGGTACACACCACCCATCCTGTTGAACAGCCCGTCATGCCGCCGGCAGCCTATCCCGATGCCATGCAGCTCCAGCAAGCGCTTGGCGATCATGAGCTGGACTGGTAA
- a CDS encoding CRISPR-associated endonuclease Cas6 produces MKRLRTLLIRFENDLPAWQTPAFRGAVIEKVGREHILFHQHLGDEEFMYRYPLIQYKSIHQKPAILCLGEGVDEIYKLFDHKSWTIDVRDQKYELIIDKLYLGQITMNVWNNSYTYTLSRWLALNEKNYEKFKGLTSSFDQLAMLEKVLIGNILSFAKGIDWHVEQEIKVRIDEIKQQRKLKYKDAFLMGFDLRFSSNVFLPEYIGLGKGASHGFGVVRKLREKK; encoded by the coding sequence ATGAAAAGACTCAGAACACTGCTTATTCGCTTTGAGAACGATTTGCCGGCCTGGCAGACGCCTGCCTTTCGCGGTGCGGTCATTGAAAAGGTGGGCAGGGAGCACATTCTCTTTCATCAGCACCTGGGCGATGAGGAATTCATGTATCGATATCCGCTGATTCAGTATAAATCCATTCACCAAAAGCCGGCCATTCTTTGTCTGGGTGAGGGCGTGGATGAGATTTATAAGTTGTTCGACCATAAATCGTGGACGATAGATGTGCGCGATCAGAAATACGAGCTCATCATCGATAAGCTGTACCTGGGTCAGATTACCATGAATGTATGGAACAACAGTTATACCTATACCTTGAGTCGATGGCTGGCCTTAAATGAAAAGAACTATGAAAAGTTCAAAGGGCTGACTTCTTCATTCGATCAGCTGGCGATGCTGGAAAAGGTGTTGATTGGCAATATTCTCTCTTTTGCGAAAGGCATCGACTGGCATGTGGAGCAAGAAATCAAGGTCAGGATTGATGAAATCAAACAGCAACGCAAGCTAAAGTATAAAGATGCTTTTTTGATGGGTTTTGATCTGCGTTTCTCCTCCAATGTGTTTTTACCTGAATACATCGGGCTGGGAAAGGGAGCCAGCCATGGATTTGGTGTGGTGAGAAAGCTAAGGGAGAAGAAGTAA
- the cas10 gene encoding type III-A CRISPR-associated protein Cas10/Csm1, protein MNEQIEYMEPLVYALAGLLHDIGKFGQRAEKQGMHQSTYLSETAKNLVGQLCRDTQDGYYTHQHVLWTYEFVEKYKSKFQQAGLIGSTPDDLINLSAYHHRPGTDRQGIITLADWCSSGLDRDFEAVLLRNPDWKSKSLHRDIPLASIFSGLYVNGQHIEEARCVYPVQKFSLDEQVFPKDVSEVSNNQSAYERLWKEFNDVFGQLPVRQGKPEAFIETIFHLLRLYTWYMPASTVDYPNISLFEHSKITGAFAHCIASYWNKHADAFEPDSNHRLLLRRGYYPFKLWCCNISGIQKFIYNITNKSAVKSLKGRSLYIQLLLETIAREMLQEACASIINAVYIAGGKFYLLLPNTEEVNNKIDSYYTQLQEKLWDEHKEYLSVYIAGIPFRMDKEEEKGSGKKTILKVRIDEDDKPKYAGDLWYLLEQRLRSERNSKLKHIFVQSENFYNRVFEAHGDGGDVKVCAVTGEEVEENKKYLLNKEDIEQGEEEEIYVSPAVAQQIRLGRDLMGHRYFIELYEPQQDAYQVGLSTYCILAKDLPTNFDHIKTILCVNEPDFVNVIQHIRGSSIPALGFRLYGGAQLPQVHWRIKTLEEIAKNNEDDEHARDQSFVRLGILRMDVDNLGNLFMKGFVEPHESGDPNQAKNKSSFSALTTLSVQFDTFFSGYLNTLRNSDEFKDHVIIVYSGGDDVFAVGRWDKIISFASQIRNDFRKFVCNREEISLSCGIVLVRPKFPISKAADMAGEAEEAAKNYTLCIDHSVHVEKNAINLFDISLNWEHEWPFVVACKDDLVYWVKQEILTKGILMKIFDWYTKYKDHDISWKWHAAYSLARIADSTSNDQLRQKIKNVCQQLEKVLLFGQYKSRQGNTYGNVSFHALVVSCRWAEFELRTY, encoded by the coding sequence ATGAACGAACAAATCGAATATATGGAACCTCTTGTTTATGCATTAGCAGGACTATTACATGACATTGGCAAATTTGGTCAAAGGGCAGAAAAACAAGGCATGCATCAATCCACGTATCTATCTGAGACGGCTAAGAATTTAGTTGGACAACTCTGCAGGGATACTCAAGATGGATATTATACGCATCAACACGTGTTATGGACTTATGAGTTTGTTGAAAAATACAAATCGAAATTTCAACAGGCCGGCTTAATAGGATCAACGCCTGACGATTTAATTAATCTTTCAGCATATCATCACAGGCCAGGTACCGACAGGCAGGGGATAATTACCCTGGCAGATTGGTGTAGCAGCGGGCTGGATCGTGATTTTGAAGCGGTTTTACTACGCAATCCCGACTGGAAAAGCAAGTCATTGCATCGTGATATTCCTCTGGCATCTATTTTTAGTGGGCTGTATGTCAATGGTCAGCATATTGAAGAAGCACGCTGTGTATATCCGGTTCAAAAATTTTCTCTTGATGAACAGGTTTTTCCGAAGGACGTCTCAGAAGTAAGCAATAATCAATCTGCCTATGAAAGGTTGTGGAAAGAATTCAATGATGTATTCGGTCAGTTACCTGTACGGCAAGGTAAACCGGAAGCGTTTATAGAAACTATTTTTCATCTTTTAAGGCTCTATACCTGGTACATGCCAGCGTCAACCGTTGATTATCCCAACATCAGCTTGTTTGAACATTCCAAGATCACCGGGGCATTTGCTCATTGTATTGCATCCTATTGGAATAAGCATGCAGATGCATTTGAGCCAGATAGTAATCATCGGTTATTGCTACGAAGGGGGTATTATCCATTCAAGCTCTGGTGTTGTAATATCAGTGGTATACAAAAATTTATTTACAACATCACCAACAAAAGTGCAGTAAAAAGTTTAAAAGGGAGGAGCTTATATATTCAATTGTTGCTGGAAACCATTGCCCGAGAAATGCTGCAGGAAGCATGTGCAAGTATCATAAATGCAGTATATATCGCTGGAGGTAAATTTTATCTTTTATTACCAAATACAGAGGAAGTAAATAATAAGATAGATAGCTATTATACCCAATTGCAAGAAAAGCTCTGGGACGAGCATAAGGAGTATCTGTCTGTTTACATTGCGGGTATTCCATTCAGGATGGATAAGGAAGAAGAAAAAGGGAGTGGAAAAAAAACGATATTAAAAGTCCGGATAGATGAAGATGATAAGCCCAAATATGCAGGTGATTTATGGTATTTATTAGAGCAGCGATTGAGATCTGAGCGTAATAGCAAGCTTAAGCATATATTCGTTCAATCAGAAAACTTTTACAACAGGGTATTTGAAGCCCACGGTGATGGCGGCGATGTAAAGGTGTGTGCCGTTACAGGAGAGGAAGTTGAAGAAAATAAAAAGTACCTATTAAATAAAGAAGATATCGAACAGGGTGAAGAGGAGGAGATCTATGTGTCTCCTGCTGTTGCGCAACAAATACGATTAGGAAGAGATTTGATGGGGCATCGTTATTTCATTGAGTTATATGAGCCTCAACAAGATGCATATCAGGTTGGATTATCTACTTATTGTATACTGGCCAAGGATTTACCTACAAACTTTGATCATATCAAAACTATTTTATGTGTTAATGAACCTGATTTTGTGAATGTGATACAGCATATAAGAGGTTCAAGCATTCCTGCATTAGGCTTTAGATTATATGGTGGTGCTCAATTGCCACAGGTGCATTGGCGGATTAAAACACTTGAAGAAATTGCGAAAAACAACGAAGATGATGAGCATGCACGAGATCAGTCGTTTGTCAGGCTGGGTATCCTAAGGATGGATGTGGATAATCTTGGCAATTTGTTCATGAAAGGATTTGTAGAACCACATGAATCTGGAGATCCCAATCAAGCAAAGAATAAAAGCAGCTTCAGTGCACTCACTACCTTAAGCGTACAGTTCGATACATTTTTTAGTGGGTATTTAAATACATTGAGGAATTCTGATGAATTCAAAGATCATGTAATTATTGTTTACAGTGGTGGAGATGATGTATTTGCAGTGGGTAGGTGGGATAAGATTATTTCTTTTGCTTCACAAATACGAAATGATTTCAGAAAGTTTGTGTGCAATAGGGAAGAAATATCTTTGAGTTGTGGCATTGTCCTGGTACGTCCCAAATTTCCTATTTCAAAAGCTGCAGATATGGCAGGTGAAGCAGAAGAAGCTGCGAAAAATTACACCTTATGTATTGATCATTCTGTGCACGTTGAGAAAAACGCGATCAATTTATTTGATATTTCGCTTAATTGGGAACATGAATGGCCTTTTGTAGTAGCATGTAAAGATGACCTTGTGTACTGGGTTAAGCAAGAGATTCTCACCAAAGGCATTCTCATGAAAATATTTGATTGGTACACAAAATATAAGGATCATGATATCAGCTGGAAATGGCATGCTGCATATTCGCTCGCCAGAATTGCCGATTCAACTTCAAATGATCAGTTGCGACAGAAGATTAAGAATGTCTGCCAGCAACTGGAAAAGGTTTTGCTTTTTGGCCAATACAAATCCAGGCAGGGCAATACCTATGGAAATGTAAGCTTTCATGCGCTCGTCGTTTCCTGTAGATGGGCTGAATTTGAATTAAGAACTTATTAA
- the csm2 gene encoding type III-A CRISPR-associated protein Csm2 — translation MTHSSQNASNQQLRPIPLDLLNRNFNADDIDIFKSWGSNLARSNVKMTQLRKFFSELKRIEADFERLNNRIIFLDPQLAYAAARADKNEAKNKLKELHKALSPLIRSIHEDKNKYKRFVRIFEAIIAYHKAEGGES, via the coding sequence ATGACACATTCATCTCAAAATGCTTCGAATCAGCAGCTACGCCCCATTCCTTTGGATCTTTTAAATCGGAACTTTAATGCAGATGATATTGATATATTTAAAAGTTGGGGTAGCAATCTTGCAAGATCTAACGTGAAAATGACTCAGCTTAGAAAATTTTTTAGTGAACTAAAAAGAATTGAGGCAGATTTTGAGCGGTTAAATAATCGAATTATTTTTCTTGATCCACAACTTGCCTATGCCGCAGCAAGAGCCGATAAAAATGAAGCAAAAAATAAATTGAAAGAATTGCATAAAGCGCTTAGCCCATTGATTCGATCTATTCATGAAGATAAGAATAAGTATAAAAGGTTTGTACGCATTTTTGAAGCAATTATCGCTTATCATAAAGCAGAAGGCGGAGAGTCTTAA
- the csm3 gene encoding type III-A CRISPR-associated RAMP protein Csm3, with translation MKLYKKIIYRGTLELLTGLHIGDSKEKLEIGGVDSPVVRRKDNNEPYIPGSSLKGKIRSLLEISYGEENTFKNPGHPIGKLFGALPPGSNNSTTGNPSRLIVRDAYLTRESAKMLEESEFTDMPYSEIKFENVINRITGTAEHPRQIERVPAGVKFEVEFVINIIGKNEAEANQNENLFKQLLMKGIRLLENDYLGGSGSRGYGKVKIELEEPKTIDIQQLINES, from the coding sequence ATGAAACTGTATAAAAAAATCATTTATCGAGGCACTTTAGAATTGCTTACCGGACTTCACATTGGAGATTCTAAAGAAAAATTAGAAATTGGGGGGGTAGATAGCCCCGTAGTGCGCAGGAAGGATAATAATGAACCTTATATTCCCGGAAGTTCCTTAAAAGGTAAGATTCGTTCTTTACTGGAAATCAGCTATGGGGAAGAAAATACATTTAAGAATCCAGGCCATCCTATTGGTAAATTATTCGGTGCACTTCCTCCAGGAAGTAACAATAGTACTACAGGCAATCCCTCTCGCTTGATTGTGCGTGATGCATACCTGACCCGAGAATCCGCTAAGATGCTTGAAGAAAGTGAGTTTACCGATATGCCTTATAGTGAAATTAAATTTGAAAATGTCATTAACAGGATAACAGGAACCGCTGAACATCCCCGACAAATAGAGCGGGTGCCTGCAGGGGTTAAGTTTGAAGTGGAGTTTGTTATCAATATTATTGGTAAGAATGAAGCTGAAGCAAATCAGAATGAAAATCTTTTTAAACAGTTATTAATGAAGGGCATTCGATTGCTTGAAAACGATTATCTGGGAGGAAGTGGAAGCAGGGGTTATGGTAAGGTAAAGATTGAGCTGGAGGAACCCAAAACGATAGATATACAGCAATTGATCAATGAGTCTTAA
- the csm4 gene encoding type III-A CRISPR-associated RAMP protein Csm4: MRIADSIVRLFFTTPLHIGNERSDYALANFIMHSDAFMAAIFHAWGRLGWDHLIPADAQTSPGFFISSLFPFVKLDDKNYCYFLPKPRWRPTGDHEHTKNTKLRKMFKKVAYVDWTLFQKMLSGESTQSSVPAGVFCSTNKDVFAEPIIQGQVVPRATVSRTGKEDTVIFYMERYYFRSDKSGLYCLIHYEDKNIRPKVEAAIRMLGKEGIGTDRNIGNGKFRPEFTDEVPTIDIKSAKEPQYAVNLGLFCPESYHEFQNMIDVHDPLVSYDLIRRSGWLSEPYQTWRKRAVYMFKEGSVFRLPANIQNSRVLVKGRMVDLRPQQVQPPITHPVWRCGKTLFVPF, translated from the coding sequence ATGCGGATAGCCGATTCGATTGTCAGGTTGTTTTTTACAACGCCTTTACACATTGGTAACGAGCGAAGCGATTATGCCTTGGCGAATTTTATCATGCATAGTGATGCATTTATGGCTGCGATTTTTCATGCATGGGGCCGTCTTGGATGGGATCATTTGATTCCTGCTGATGCGCAGACCTCGCCAGGTTTTTTTATCAGCAGCTTGTTCCCTTTCGTGAAGTTGGATGATAAGAATTATTGTTATTTTTTGCCCAAGCCCAGATGGCGGCCTACCGGTGATCATGAGCATACTAAAAATACTAAACTTCGAAAAATGTTCAAGAAAGTGGCTTATGTCGATTGGACATTGTTTCAAAAGATGCTTTCTGGTGAATCCACCCAATCATCGGTGCCTGCTGGTGTATTTTGTTCGACAAACAAGGACGTATTTGCTGAACCCATTATTCAGGGACAAGTGGTACCTCGTGCTACCGTGAGCAGAACGGGCAAGGAAGATACGGTTATTTTCTATATGGAGCGGTATTATTTCAGGTCGGATAAAAGTGGTCTTTATTGCTTGATACATTATGAGGACAAGAATATTCGACCCAAAGTGGAGGCCGCCATTCGCATGCTGGGGAAAGAGGGAATTGGAACAGATCGAAATATTGGAAATGGAAAATTCAGGCCGGAATTTACGGATGAGGTACCGACTATCGACATTAAGTCTGCTAAAGAACCTCAGTATGCAGTTAACCTGGGATTATTTTGCCCCGAATCATATCATGAGTTTCAAAATATGATAGATGTGCATGATCCTCTGGTGAGCTATGATCTGATTCGACGCTCCGGCTGGCTCAGCGAGCCATATCAAACCTGGAGGAAGCGTGCTGTGTATATGTTTAAAGAGGGTAGTGTGTTTCGGTTGCCAGCCAATATTCAAAATTCCCGAGTCTTAGTTAAAGGTAGAATGGTTGACCTTCGACCTCAACAGGTTCAACCACCCATCACCCATCCCGTGTGGAGATGCGGTAAAACCCTATTTGTTCCATTTTAA